In Pseudosulfitobacter pseudonitzschiae, the sequence AGGGCAGCGATTGCATCGTCACCTGACGCGTCAGTTTCAGGTCATGCACACGGCGTTCCAGATCGTCGCGCGCGGCGCGCAGGTCGCGCAGTTCTTGCGCTTTCATCACCTGATCGTCTTCGGGGGCGGCTTTCACCTCGGCCTCTTTGGCGGGGATAACATCGGTGTCCATCTCTTCGATCTTGGCCTCGCCCGCCGCGATATACAGCGCCAGTTCATCGTAGAAATTCAGGGTCTTTTCGTACAGCAAATCCAGCGATTTGATGTCTTTCAGCAGCGTGTGTTCATGGTTCAGCAGGTTGTCGGTGATCTTGTCGATCTGTGCCTGAACGGTTTCGAATTTGGCGGTAAACTTGGCAAAGGGCGCGGCGCGGCCCAGCAGCTTTTCCCACCACGAACGGTCGCGGCGCACATCCAGTTCCGACACGCTAAAGCCGCGGATGGCCGACACGATACTGCGCAGGCTGTCGCCCGCCGGACCCACATCCTTGTTGCGTACATCCGTGAGCATGGCCTGCGAGATGGTCTGCAATTCTGCCTGCGCACCCGATCCGAACGACACAATCGACTGGGTGTCGGCCATGTCGATTTCGTCCATGCGCCTGCGGATTTCGGCGCTGACAGGGGCGTCGGCGTCTTTCAGCGCCACAATGGCGGTGGCCTCTTTCGGCTCGGGCAGGATCACCGCGTTGATTTGTTCAACGTCGGCCAGCGATTTTTCGGCCTTTTGGCGCACAGTCTCAGACATGTTCTATTCCTTAGTTCACCGGGTTTTAGGGGGCGCGATATGCACGCCTTCGCGCTTTAAACGGTCGCGCAGTACGTCGATTTCTACATTCAGATCGCTGCGGTCGTCCAACAGCAAGGCTTGGGTGCGCGCGTCAAAGTTCTGTTCCAGATCGTCCAGCAGGGCGGCATAGCCTGCGCGCGCCTGTGCATCGCGGGTGCGCGCATAGATGTCGGCAAACTTGATCGTCGCATCGCGCGCACCCATCAGATAAACACCCAGATAGCGCCGCGCAGCAGTCAGATCGCGGGGGTCTTCCTCGACGGTGCGGATCAGTGTGCGGGCTTTGGTCTGAAACTGGGCCAGGCGGGTTTCCATCTTGCGGTCATTCGCACGCAGCAGTGCATCGGACATTTCACGCAGGTATTTTTCGGCCTCGTCGACCACGCGGGCCACGCGGTCTTGTTGAAAGGTGTCGATGCCTTCCATGCCCTTGGATCGCAGCGGGTCCAGCCCGAATGCCGCCAGATGCAGACCACCAGCGATCACGCCGTAGATGACGGACGACAGGATGTCGGTTTGATGGGTTACACCCGCCAGTATCGCACCCGCCGCCACGGCCACGCTGGCCAGTATCTTGCGCGGCAGGGCAGGGCGGCGCGCAATCTTGCGGTCGTGGAACGCGGCTTCGGCGCGCAGTCCTTCGCGGGTCAGCACTGCGGCCAGTGCCCAGACGGCCGCGCCCACCAGACCCGTGGCCAGTAATGCAGGGCCTTCGCCAAACGCGGTCAGCGCCAAGGCCAGAGGCGGCAAGAACATCAGGTTCGAGCGTAATCCTGCCGGATCAACCTGCGCAGGCGCAGGCATCAATCCGCGTGGCTTGGAGGACGCACCGGGTGCGGTTTCATCCTCGGGGCTGTATTTACCGCCGTAACGCTGTGCCATCACTCGGCCCCCAACCAGCCAGAGCCTACGCCCAGCATCACCACCATCAGCAGACCAAAGGCGACCTTGGGGATCGCACCGCCGGGTGCGCCGCCTGACGAAGGTTTGGGTGTTTGGCGGAACACCGACGCCACAGCACCGGCGGCCACCACGATGGCCAGGATGAGAATCACGAAAAGGATCAGTCGGGACATTGCGCGTCCTTTGTTTAGCAGTGGCCCTATACATACGCGCACCGCTGCGTTTTACCAGTGGGCAGCATTGTTTGATGCCGGTCAATCCCCCCTTGGTCCGGTGCGCGGCGCTACATTCGGCTTGCGCGAAATGCTTGACCGGATGACCCCGACCGCGACACGCAGAATAACCGGAAAATGAAATGCCGTCTTCGATATCGGGATGATTTCATAGCCATATAGATGCCAAATGGATGGTTGTGCGTATCAGCTACCTCAAGATTGTGACAAATAAAACGGGGCACAAGGGGGAAAGTTCCCGATTGTGCCACTGTTACAAGGTTTGTCCGGTCGGGGGGCGTGGTTTAACGACGAGGCGGCTTGCCGGATTTGGGGTCGCGCGCAGGGCGGGTGCCGCTTGGCTTGCCGCCGCCCGACGGCTTGCCGCTGCCGAAGGTTTTGCCACTGCTAAATGTCTTGCCACTGCCTGAGGGCTTGGCCCGGGCCGACCGTGGGTCTTCGGACCTGTCCGAACCGGACTTGCCCGAACTGCCGGACTTGCCCGAACTGAATGTGCGTCCCGCAGGTTTACCACCCGCGAAGTTGCCGCCGCCAGACCGCGCGCCTGCGGCTCCGGGCCGCTGGCCGGATGTTTTCGGTCCGCCGGGACGTTTGACCACGGGTTTTTTCTGGGCCGTGCCGGTCGGTGACACTTCCAGCGCCTCCAGCCCCAACTGGTCGCGCAAAATCTTGCGGCGCACTTCTTCCACAGCGCCGGCTTTCAATTCGCCCAACTGGAAGGGGCCATAGCTGACGCGGATCAGACGGTTCACACTCAGCCCGATCTCTTCCATCGCGCGGCGAATCTCGCGGTTCTTGCCTTCGCGCAGGCCCACGGTCAGCCACGCGTTTGCACCCTGCTGGCGGTCCAGCGTCACCTGCATCGGCTGGAACCGCTCGCCGTCGGCTGTGATGCCGTCGCGCAGCGGGGCGAATGTGTCTTCGGTGGGCCGCCCGTTGACCCGCACGCGGTAGCGCCGCAGCCAGCCCGTCGAAGGCAATTCCAGTTTGCGCTTGATGCCGCCGTCATTGGTCAGCAGCAGCAACCCTTCGGAATTGATGTCCAGCCGCCCGACACTCATCACGCGCGGCATGTCCTCGGGCAGATCGTCGAAAATGGTCTTGCGGCCCTTTTCATCGGAATCCGTCGCCACCAGACCTACAGGTTTGTGATACAGCCACAGCCGTTCGTGTTCCGGTTCGGCCACGGGTCTGCCATCGACCACAATCGTGTCGGTTGGCAGGACATTCAGCGCAGGGCTATCGATCTTGACGCCGTTAACGGTAACCCGTCCGGCTTCGATCATGCGTTCAGCCTCGCGGCGGCTGGCAACGCCGGCGCGGCTAAGGACTTTGGCGATGCGATCGCCTTGGGGTGTGTCGGTGCTCATGTGACGCGGCATAGAGCAATTCGCGGTCTTGCGAAAGCGCCTGTGATCAGGGCATGTGAAGACATGAGTTTTCGCAGCTTCATGGATCAGGCACTAGACGCCGCCACAGCCGCCGCCGCGCGCGGAGAAGTGCCCGTGGGCGCGGTGATCGTAGACCCCGCAGGGCAAGTGGTGGCCGTGGCAGGCAACCGCACCCGCGAAATCTGCGACCCCACGGGCCACGCCGAAATTCTGGCGATCCGCGCAGCCTGTGCCGCTGCCGGATCAGAGCGGTTGGTCGGCTATGATCTGTATGTCACGCTGGAACCCTGCGCGATGTGCGCCGCGGCAATTGCGGCGGCCCGCATCGGGCGGCTGTACTATGGCGCGTCCGACCCCAAATCAGGCGGCGTGGCCCAAGGCGCGCGGGTTTTCTCCCACCCGCAAAGCCACCACTGTCCCGAGATTTACGACGGCATCGCCGCAGCCGAGGCCGAAGCGATGCTGAAAGCGTTTTTCGCGCAAAGACGCGGTTAAAGCGTGATCGGCTCCAGCAGTTGCGGCGCGATCACGTCGACGTCCGGCAATCCGTCAACCAGCGCCTGAGCGTCCTGCGCCAGCAACGGAAACGTGCGGTAGTGGCACGGGATCACGGTCGAGAAGTTGAAATACCGCTTGGCCGCATAGGCAGCCGCCGCCATGTCCATGGTGAAATGCCCGCCCGCCGACAGGATGCCGATGTCGGGTTTGTAATAATCGCCCATCCATTCCATATCGGCCATGATGTCGGTGTCGCCCGAAACGTAGATGCACTTGCCCTCTCCCCGGATGATGAACCCGCATTCCTGCCCCATGTATAGTGGCGTGTCGCCGTCCATGATCGACGAGGAATGCGACGCGGGCACCAGCGTCACCGACACTTTGCCCAGCTGGATCGTGCCGCCACGGTTGAACGCGTTGCCTTCGACAGCCCCCTTGGAGACCAGATAGCCGACCAGCTCGACAATGCCCGAGATCGGCACGCCGCTGTCCTTGCTGTACGATGCCACGTCTTGTGTGTGGTCAAAGTGCCCATGCGTCACCAGAATATGCGTGGCCCCCTCACAAGCCGCGCGCGCCTTGTCGTCCTCCAGCATCGGATTGCCGGTCAACCACGGATCAATCAGCAGCACCTGATCTTCGATTTCGATGCGGAATGATCCGTGGCCCAGCCAGATGATATTCATAAGTCGTCTCCTTTGTTCACCGCCGATGGTAGCGCATGTGGCCGCTTTGGGCAGCCTTGGCGGCGGATTTTTTTGATCGAAGGCGCGGGTGCAGACCGCTGGCACCGCGCGAGCAAGGGTGTGTTTTTCCCGCAATCGTATTCTTTGCGCAGGTGCCTCGGCGGTGTGGCCCTTGCAGCGTGGCGGGCGGGGCGGTAAAGCGCTTGCCAAGCAGATGAAGGAGAGTCCGATGTCGATTGACCAAAGCACCGCCGCCCGTGTGGCCAAGCTGGCCCGCATCAAGGTGGAAGAGGATGCGCTGCCCGCGTTGGCAGCTGAATTCAACACGATCCTCGGCTTCATCGAACAATTGAACGAAGTGGACGTGGACGGCGTCGAGCCAATGACATCCGTGACCCCGCAGCGCCTGACGCGCCGCAAGGACGTGGTGACCGACGGAGGCCAGCAGCAAAAGGTTCTGGCCAATGCTCCCGATGCCCGCGAAGGATTTTTTGCCGTGCCGAAGGTGGTGGAATAATGACCGATCTCAACACATTGACACTGGCCGGCGCCCGCGATGCCCTGCGTCGTGGCGACACCACGTCGAAGGAACTGACCGAAGCCTGCCTGAAGGCGATCGACGGGGCAGGGGCGCTGAACGCCTTTGTGCACCACACGCCCGAGATCGCATTGGAACGCGCCGCCGAGGCCGACAAACGCATCGCTGCCGGCGACGCGCCGGACATGTGCGGCCTGCCCATCGGCATCAAGGATCTGTTCTGCACCGAAGGCGTGCCGTCGCAAGCCGCCAGCCGCATCCTCGAAGGCTTCCTGCCGCAGTACGAATCCACGATCACCGCGCAGTTGAAATCTGCCGGTGCGGTGATGCTGGGCAAGCTCAACATGGACGAATTCGCCATGGGCTCGTCCAACGAGACATCCGTTTACGGCAACGCGGTGAACCCGTGGCGGCGCGGCAATGACGACACGCAACTGACCCCCGGTGGCTCGTCCGGTGGGTCGGCCTCTGCTGTCGCCGCGGATCTGTGTCTTGCGGCCACCGGCACCGACACCGGCGGCTCGATCCGCCAGCCTGCGGCCTTCACCGGCATCGTCGGCATCAAGCCGACCTACGGGCGCTGCTCGCGCTGGGGCGTTGTGGCCTTTGCCTCCTCGCTGGATCAGGCGGGCCCGATGACCAAGACCGTGCGCGACAGCGCCATCATGCTGGGCGCGATGTGCGGCCACGATCCCAAGGACAGCACCAGCGCCGACCTGCCCGTGCCCGACTTCGAGGCGGCGCTGACCGGCGATATCCGGGGCCGCAAAATCGGCATCCCGCGCGAATACCGCATGGAGGGCATGCCCGCCGATATCGAAAAGCTGTGGGATGACGGCGCCGCGATGCTGCGCGACGCAGGGGCCGAGATCGTCGACATCTCGCTGCCGCACACCAAATACGCGCTGCCTGCCTATTATGTGATCGCCCCCGCCGAGGCGTCCTCGAACCTCGCGCGCTATGACGGCGTACGCTTTGGCCATCGCGCCAGACTGGACCACGGCGACGGCATCACCGAGATGTACGAGAAAACCCGTGCCGAAGGCTTTGGTACCGAAGTTCAGCGCCGCGTGATGGTCGGCACCTATGTGCTCTCCGCAGGCTTCTACGACGCCTATTACAACCGCGCCCGCAAGGTCCGCACGCTGATCAAGAAAGACTTCGAAGACGTCTTTGCCCAAGGCATCGACGCCATCCTGACGCCAGCAACCCCGTCAGCGGCCTTTGGTCTGGGCGAGATGTCGGATGCCGATCCGGTGCAGATGTACCTGAACGATGTGTTCACCGTCACCGTGAACATGGCGGGCCTGCCGGGCATCGCCGTGCCCACGGGACTTGACAAACAAGGGTTGCCACTGGGTCTGCAACTGATCGGACGCCCGTGGGAAGAGGCAGATTTGCTGTCTTCCGCTTATGCGCTCGAACAGGCGGCCGGATTTGTGGCAAAACCGGGAAAATGGTGGTAAACGGCCTTAAAGGGTGGGCGCAGACCCACGCAATTGGGCAGAGAAAAGCATGAAGATTTATCTGATGGTCGCCGCAGTTGGCGCTTTGGCGGCGTGCCAGCCGGTAGTTCCCGACAGCGCCGCAGGGGTGGGCAATCCCGGACGTGGCGTAGGGTTCAACACCACCACGGCCACAGCGGTGCCTGCTGCGCCCGGCGTCTC encodes:
- a CDS encoding toxic anion resistance protein — encoded protein: MSETVRQKAEKSLADVEQINAVILPEPKEATAIVALKDADAPVSAEIRRRMDEIDMADTQSIVSFGSGAQAELQTISQAMLTDVRNKDVGPAGDSLRSIVSAIRGFSVSELDVRRDRSWWEKLLGRAAPFAKFTAKFETVQAQIDKITDNLLNHEHTLLKDIKSLDLLYEKTLNFYDELALYIAAGEAKIEEMDTDVIPAKEAEVKAAPEDDQVMKAQELRDLRAARDDLERRVHDLKLTRQVTMQSLPSIRLVQENDKSLVTKINSTLVNTVPLWETQLAQAVTMQRSAEAATAVRDANDLTNELLTSNAKNLRETNTMIRTEMERGVFDIEAVKQANADLIGTIQESLQIADEGKAKRAAAEEDLKKMEADLRDTLASAKARKDGTGDTAGTSVPG
- a CDS encoding 5-bromo-4-chloroindolyl phosphate hydrolysis family protein, with protein sequence MAQRYGGKYSPEDETAPGASSKPRGLMPAPAQVDPAGLRSNLMFLPPLALALTAFGEGPALLATGLVGAAVWALAAVLTREGLRAEAAFHDRKIARRPALPRKILASVAVAAGAILAGVTHQTDILSSVIYGVIAGGLHLAAFGLDPLRSKGMEGIDTFQQDRVARVVDEAEKYLREMSDALLRANDRKMETRLAQFQTKARTLIRTVEEDPRDLTAARRYLGVYLMGARDATIKFADIYARTRDAQARAGYAALLDDLEQNFDARTQALLLDDRSDLNVEIDVLRDRLKREGVHIAPPKTR
- a CDS encoding pseudouridine synthase; translated protein: MSTDTPQGDRIAKVLSRAGVASRREAERMIEAGRVTVNGVKIDSPALNVLPTDTIVVDGRPVAEPEHERLWLYHKPVGLVATDSDEKGRKTIFDDLPEDMPRVMSVGRLDINSEGLLLLTNDGGIKRKLELPSTGWLRRYRVRVNGRPTEDTFAPLRDGITADGERFQPMQVTLDRQQGANAWLTVGLREGKNREIRRAMEEIGLSVNRLIRVSYGPFQLGELKAGAVEEVRRKILRDQLGLEALEVSPTGTAQKKPVVKRPGGPKTSGQRPGAAGARSGGGNFAGGKPAGRTFSSGKSGSSGKSGSDRSEDPRSARAKPSGSGKTFSSGKTFGSGKPSGGGKPSGTRPARDPKSGKPPRR
- a CDS encoding nucleoside deaminase, which produces MSFRSFMDQALDAATAAAARGEVPVGAVIVDPAGQVVAVAGNRTREICDPTGHAEILAIRAACAAAGSERLVGYDLYVTLEPCAMCAAAIAAARIGRLYYGASDPKSGGVAQGARVFSHPQSHHCPEIYDGIAAAEAEAMLKAFFAQRRG
- a CDS encoding metal-dependent hydrolase — encoded protein: MNIIWLGHGSFRIEIEDQVLLIDPWLTGNPMLEDDKARAACEGATHILVTHGHFDHTQDVASYSKDSGVPISGIVELVGYLVSKGAVEGNAFNRGGTIQLGKVSVTLVPASHSSSIMDGDTPLYMGQECGFIIRGEGKCIYVSGDTDIMADMEWMGDYYKPDIGILSAGGHFTMDMAAAAYAAKRYFNFSTVIPCHYRTFPLLAQDAQALVDGLPDVDVIAPQLLEPITL
- the gatC gene encoding Asp-tRNA(Asn)/Glu-tRNA(Gln) amidotransferase subunit GatC — protein: MSIDQSTAARVAKLARIKVEEDALPALAAEFNTILGFIEQLNEVDVDGVEPMTSVTPQRLTRRKDVVTDGGQQQKVLANAPDAREGFFAVPKVVE
- the gatA gene encoding Asp-tRNA(Asn)/Glu-tRNA(Gln) amidotransferase subunit GatA encodes the protein MTDLNTLTLAGARDALRRGDTTSKELTEACLKAIDGAGALNAFVHHTPEIALERAAEADKRIAAGDAPDMCGLPIGIKDLFCTEGVPSQAASRILEGFLPQYESTITAQLKSAGAVMLGKLNMDEFAMGSSNETSVYGNAVNPWRRGNDDTQLTPGGSSGGSASAVAADLCLAATGTDTGGSIRQPAAFTGIVGIKPTYGRCSRWGVVAFASSLDQAGPMTKTVRDSAIMLGAMCGHDPKDSTSADLPVPDFEAALTGDIRGRKIGIPREYRMEGMPADIEKLWDDGAAMLRDAGAEIVDISLPHTKYALPAYYVIAPAEASSNLARYDGVRFGHRARLDHGDGITEMYEKTRAEGFGTEVQRRVMVGTYVLSAGFYDAYYNRARKVRTLIKKDFEDVFAQGIDAILTPATPSAAFGLGEMSDADPVQMYLNDVFTVTVNMAGLPGIAVPTGLDKQGLPLGLQLIGRPWEEADLLSSAYALEQAAGFVAKPGKWW